The Engraulis encrasicolus isolate BLACKSEA-1 chromosome 3, IST_EnEncr_1.0, whole genome shotgun sequence genome segment ACtgtcgaaagaaaaaaaaatgatttgaaaCTTAAACAGTTATACAAATCTTACATGCTTTGTgcccagtggtcgagttgtaaaatcaaaccaggggaGATGGTCAGACATGGATTGTGATTATTGGTATTTAgggggtttctcccctgagaaaatgtagttgtttaaagtgcaattttaacaaaatatgtgaagaaggaatgcctgttttagagggggatgattttgaccattttcattgaggggatgattttagaccattttcatatAGGGGATGGAattccccccatcccccttcaGCTCAAGCCCTGTGTGTGCCATAGGCCTTGCATAGTGCATATACTGATCATGTTCTGTAGTTTTGTAGTTCTTTTGCAAGTATATCCTCTTGTTGATTGAACAAAAATAGTTGTTTATGTGCCTTAATAATAGTTCAAGCTTGCCAGGGTAATAACAGGTGCTTGGCACAAGTTAGGCTGTCTTCAAAGAATCAAAATTGATTTAAGTATGGGTAGAGTACATGACGACAACAGGTTAACTagctcacaacaacaacaaatattatTGGCAGGACATTACAGGTATGTCTCATTCGCATCACCATATCAAATGGGTGAAAATTAAATCCAGTGCCTATATAGTGTATCTACCGACCGTAACAGAGAAATGTCAGATTGAGAGGAGATTCTATAAGGTCAGAACATGACTATGGAcatctagcctggcgacgccatcctatgtgctccacccaaagattttggctccgcacatcgtctggcaaaagcctcgagctcggttctctcagtgtttagccaatcagcaaacagtagaGAGTGGTGACGCACAACTCACCCTCgaggtccgttactgattggttaaggtaactatattcacacttttgttttattttttgtatgcTTTTATgatgctatatcgtaacagtcacactaataaagcacaatatacaaagtaccactcccctccctgcaggacatttacaccgcacgcctcacccgaaaagcactgatgatcatcaaagacacaagccaccctgcacacaaactgttcagcctcctgccctctggaaagaggtacaggcgcctccgttcccgtaccaccaggcttacaagcagcacgatgcatcaagcaatcaagatactgaacactcaacccactctcccttcactgtcagcctctagccagccaggccactgacaacgctcccccccctcatccccaccaccatatctgcgactgaacactccacctgcactactacatctgtgactgaactttcaacctgcactaactcaaaacatacacatgcacacacacacacacacacacacacacacacacacacacacacacacacacacacacacacacacacacacacacacacacacacacacacacacacacaagcacactgcactttctgcactaaacccaaacatacacacactgacacacaactcatactcacacacatacacacacacacacacacacacacacacatacacaggtacacacacacagacgcacaccgcactttctacctgcactaaacacacacacacacacacacacacacacacacacacacacacacacacacacacacacacacacacacacacacacgcacacaaaacacatacaaacacacacacacacatactgctgctggtgtatttaaataaaaaccttttttaattatttatttcttcaattgctactactactatgtcagaacgctataaaggacttttaggaaaaagaacaacaaaatacctcctcttaatgtatgttctctacaagtcttctgttgtccagtcttgcactttaaatgtctgtatgagcaatgtctacgtccatactgtctatgtccatgtatgagtactgtctatgtctatactgtctatgtccttacctagattagtctatgtctgcatgggagagcaagaaacgcaatttcaaattctttgtatgaccagtgcatgtaaagaaattgacaataaacttgacttgacttgacttgacaatatgggttttaatttgaattcggaattcCAATGAATGTAAattgcagagtaagatcagaccatctcccaccatccatGGAGACTGacgacggagtcaacagtcgacttttcgcccaggctaatggACATCCCCATATCCAAGGTTTTGGGTGTACCGTAGGTCCTCACTGGTGAAAACAACGTGACACACCCTGATTATGTGAAATTTGCTGCCGTGTGAATGGATCATTTCCTCAATGGAAGAAGACGAGGTCACTATTAGGTTGCTTGTTGTGTGTACCAAGGCTCTTTCGGGGAAACACCTAGTGCATGGAGAGAATTCTAAGGCTGTTTCTCTCCAACCTTCAAATGCATTACTGGAAAGGGAGGAGGGATGATCTCCAGATTAAGAACTGACGACAGCAGCAGACAAACAAGGAAATAAAAGGACTGGATCAATTCATTTCCATTTTAGTGTTCCACAGGTATGCACACAGTATCACAGACTTAAGTTGAATGTATGAAGTatgagatacagatacagatgtaTCCTCCTACATCTTAATTGCTGTAAGTCACAGCTTTGCGAATGCTGTTGAtacccatttcttttttttctcttatgctttttgggggctttacaagcctttattgttttcttttttctcagacaggacagtgaagcagagacaggacatgagttgggacagagagaggaggaagggccggcaaaggacccggcctgGGAATTGAatccgggtcggccgcgtagtagactaGCTCGGCTGGCCGTACAAAGGGTCATAAACACAACATTTATCTCTGGGCCCCACACGATGCAAGCGGTATTTGCAGAAGCAGACAAAGTGGATTGGGAAGATTGGCATGAACAAATGTGTGGCCCTGCATGACTTGCCTGGTATCCAGACAGTATGGTCAACCCCTCAAACTGAGCTACAAACCTTTCTTAGGTCACTGTTTAGGACAGGGATGTCAAACGTGAGCCTGGAGGCCAAATCTGGCCTGCTGATccattttaaagatttttttcttgtctttttctactttacttgataggacagtgtgagaggtggacaggaagcgaattgggagagagacggggaggggtcggcaaaggacccgggccgggaattgaactcgggtcagccgcgtggcaggcgagtgccccaccggttggccacggcagggccccactGATTCATTTTATTCTTGATtctagatcatttcaaatgtgtattacagttggcccacatacaccattaatgtaggctactatacagagacttgaacatgaaatttagtgtgtcacaggaatatgagtgggcccaggccgaTGAAACAACTCAGATTCAAGtgcatgtgcaggcacatttgaactaccatgtactgtatgatgAGGAAAACGGTGTGAAATTTTACTATTATCATTAAGTGCATGCATGAACAATTTTAGCCCatgttttaaaataaattatgAGTTTGGCCCATGACTTCATTCCAGACCTTACATTTTGGGCCTCAGTCAATTtgattttgacacccctggtttagggttagggtttgggtttgTACCAGGGCTACATGTATGTAAACACGTGGCAGCTCATTCTGACAAAGCGTCAGAACACTGCGATTTCCGCCAGTTCTTGTGCATCTATCATTCAGTAATTGTTAAGCATTTTAAGCCAACATCTTGCACTTGTTTTCGGAGCTATTATCTACCCAGCCCCATCACCTTGCCATGTGGTTAAGCCAACATTCTTGGCCATTCAGAAGGTGCTTTTTAAGAGAAAACGAAAGTAAGCAACATTAATTGGATGACAGAATAGGACAAGTAGGTTTCTTGGACTTTGGGTTACTGCTTTTGGATTACTGTTCAAATACATATACCAAAAGGAGAAAGGTAAGGCTGATGCTTTTAAAATCCATTTCTGAAAGGGAAAAAAGCATGTGGTTCCTCACTGACGCACCTGCCATGTGAATTTTTCGAAATGTTAAATGATGATTTAATACAATGAAATAATCAATTATGTTCTGTAATGATATAAAATCAAATAGGCTAAAACAAACCCAAAAAAcatgtttctcaataattatatTTCTCAAAGCATATTTGTTTTCCTTTGAAGCAGAAATGCAGGTCTTAGAATTATGTGGCCTCTGTACACTGTAAACATCAGTGGCTTGAAAGTTAACATCAAATGAACTTCAATAGAGACAATTTCATATAATATTTTAATGAAATCacagcaatggcacaacactcatccccctctgtgtgtctgcgtctgtgtgtgtctctctctccctttctctctctctctctctctctctctctctcccagccatggAACTTGCACTGGTAAGTCCGATAATGGGAGCTGTGTCCAAAGCAGCGTCGGTGGTCTACAGGTTACTCACAGCGTCGAAAAACAGGACAAATTTCGAGGTGCTGGCAAATCGCATCAAGTGCACGTCTGCCATTCTTGAACGCTTGCACACAATGGGCAGACCGTTCCAAGGTGCGGTGAGAACAGGTGTGAATGAGTTCACCTCAGCTCTGGATGCTGCAGAGGACCTCGTCATCGAGTACGGAGTCAGTAATAGAGTAGAGCGCTTTTTCAAGGCCTCCAGACTAAAGGGCAAATTTAAAAGTGTGTTTAAGAAGCTGAGAAGTGCAGAACAGCAACTCAACCTTGCGCTGAACGTTGAGCAAATGTGTGACGGGAACACGAGGAGGGATCTGATGCCTTATCAAGGAGGTAGGCCAACCTGTTCTGTGGTCTGATGTTAATCTTCATGTCATCATGACATGTTGCCTTTACTTGTATTACaatgtgagaaaaaaaatatattcgtTAATTCTATTTAACTCCATCGAGTCGACTTATAATGTGTGTAGGGTCTATCTATGTCAGTGGAAATGGGCCAGCCTGACATATTGTAAATTAATTTGAAGGATTATTTTGAGATTTGCACCGCCTTTTGCATATTTTTGAAGTGGAAGTTGATGTACGGCAAGCCATATTACTTTGTCGTCATGGACAATgagttgtcttttttttaacaGTGCAGTCAACTGCTTAAAGGGactctgtgtgagattttttgttgtttatttccagaattcatgctgcccattcactaatgttaccttttccatgaatacttataCTTACTTATACTTATATTACCACtacaatcaaattctaagtattcattatgcctggaaaaattgcacttttcatacatgaaaagggggatcttctccatggtgcgccagtttgaatttccaaaaatagccatttttagctgtaaaaattactgtactagaaaatatttgattattactctgtaaactttcatgtaaagatcaaatttggcaatatgcagcccagtcaaagtcaatgcatccatgtagcatgcttaAATCTTAGATCAACACATTAGACCGACAATAAGCATCGGCTTCATGAGGTTCTTCCTAATTGTGTAACTTGCTATATGAAAGTAATGTACAATACTGTGTCTTTTGCGGTcaaggagcaggtggaggaggaagaggggcagCTGGCTGGTATCCAGGAGACGTCTATCAAGGTGGTTCCAGTGCAGTCATGCCATATCAGGGGGGCTACCCAGGTGCTTCATCAGCAGCCATGCCGTACCACCAGGGGGCGTATCCATGGGGAGGTGCAGGAGCGTCATCAGGTCCCAGTGGTGCCATAGGAATAACAGCGGTGGAAGTTGCTTGCCTCACGCCTTTCGGGATACTTACAGCCAGAGAGATTACCATAACCACGCTTGAGGACGATGAGATTGATGAAGAGTTCAATAATATTTTCATTtttgagtaaacacacacatgggtaaaACATGTTGTTTGCTGGGTCTCTGTTTTAAaaggcttttttttatttaaagtgtgcatcccaatttggaaTGATGCCAGATTGTATTAtagcctatattattattatttttaataaagCCTTCTTGCATGCTTGGTTGAATATACATTTACATCTGTAGTTGATACAAAGGTTTGAACAGGAATTTCATACAGGGCAGAGATTGATGACTAGTGGCCTATGTCTCACTCATGGTAGGGCCTATATTGTCCCATAAATAGTCATATACTGTAGCTTACCAGTTTATTGTTTCTCTTGTCAGTATCAATATTTTCTATGCATTTTATTGTGATCTTTCAAACACACTTGGCACATTcccgtgtgtgtttctgttaaaGCCAATGtaattatataggcctaaatgtattggatccGCAGCACCCAAACCCAGATGTGTGACATTATACCTGTAGATGTCTCTAGAATGCAAGTGCCCATCTTTACCAGCAGGGGGAAGCATTGATACATTTATTTTTTACACCAAAAGAGGACAGTGTGTACATTCTGAAACAAAAAGATCAGTAGGTGATCCAGCATGTGTAGCCTATACTACATTACATATTTGTCTAAGACAAATCAGGGAAtatgttaaaaatatataattttttttcagttttattactattattatttggaTTGCATGCCTATAAAAGAGGTGTTATGTATTTAGAGTTAGGGTTATGGTAGGATTAGGTCTATTTTTGGGGTTACCATTGGTTACAGCATGTACACATGCAACAGTACTTCATTCACATTACATTTTTCATCCAAAGTTCAAGTCACTGGAATGATGCATGCTCAGTCAGCAACACAAAATAAAACCTTATCATGGGGGGACTTTTACCATTAAATATTAACCAGCAGTGACAGCACACTGTTATAAAAATGGTCACTGTCATTCAGTTCTACATAGGCTACTCTGTCACATGGGCAGTTAGAGTCAGACTCAGTGTTGCCTACCATAGACATAATGATGCAGTTCCGATTGCCAACGccgtcagactgtgtgtgtgtgtgtgtgtgtgtgtgtgtgtgatctacacTTTTTAAATACTTTGTTGGACTTTTTAGGCCTTCATTTAGATAGGATAGTAggcaggaagtgagagagagagagagagagagatggagtacgGCTGGGAAATGACTAAGGCTGGCAGCCCCATGTGCTGAGGTACTCTGACTGCATGTTCCCACACATGTCTTCCCTGTGATGCCTAGCCCCTGCACCGGGTCGTCTTAAGTGGAATATTTGTTGTGTGCACACTCCATGTGctgtgtagaggtgtgtcgttcatgaacgagccggttcttttgaacggctccctgaagtgaacgatgggaaccggatcacagctgggggagccactcgaccgttatttcgttcatttttcattcattttaagcacgtgacctcgaccagagtaattcaatttgggaaaaaaacacaattgtttgcctcaaagagaggcaaaaacgatctttagaagcaggagaataatcagttgttgtttggacaaaattaccttgaggtggagtcaaaatattacattcttaacactgaataaataatttaaaaaagagccaaaagagccagttttttgaacagctctttgaaaggaacgagccactaagatccggatcccgaaaaagagccataaatcccatctctagtgctGTGGTCTACATGTGTTGCAATGGCAAAAATGAGGCTTTGACATTTGAATGAAAGTCTACTCAGAACCTcacacagcatacagtatgtacaacgTGGTCAGATCAATCTCTGATATCAGAGGGTTGTCTTCCTTTGAGGTGGTCCTGTCCTCTCAGGGCCTTCTAAGTGTGCAATCTCAAGATCATATACGTTAACATCAGTCGTGATTTTCGAGGCACTACTTGTTTCAATGTAACAGTCTTCTGTAATCAAAATATCCAAAAAACAAGGAAAATCTCAGAACCTTAAACAGTCtgggtgtttatttgtgtgtgtgtgtgtgcgtgtgagtgtgtgtgtctctctctctctctctctctccctccctccattcgtCTGTCTCACGTCATGCCATTTTGGTCTTACAGCCATGGCCCTTCAGGCATATGGCGCCTCAATGACAACTGTATTAAGGGGGTTGTCCATGATTATTGACTTAATATAAACACAGGAAAAACAGAAACCAGTAGAACTCGAGGCAAAAGTGTTGATTCATGTGCCTGCACTTGCGATGGTGTTACACAAGTACTTTATACTTTTGTGCTCCAATTGCCAATCATGCAGTCatcctcagggccgctgacagctttggctgggcccaggacaaagacatctaaaagggccccaaaccctacataaaatgtaatgcacatccaattctgggccccttctctcaatgggcccgggacaagtaacccctttgtgaccccccctgtcagcttccctggtcatACTACATATCACTTATTACACGACCAAAAAAAGACCATTTTGAAATTGTTGTTATCCAAAATTTAATCAGTTCAGGTAGGCTACCTATTACAGACTGTTAGCACAACTTTAGGTGCAAATTCACCCATCTGTTCAAAAGTTGATGCAcaaacaaacatctgtgtcagACAGAAGAATGGACGCATGAGTTAATGCAAGGCCAGACACCTGCAGTACTGCTGGGCAGAGTCATAAAATACAAATGCAACTTTGAGCTACTGGTGAGTCTGTCAGATAAAGACTGCCTGTGATGCTGGACTGCATACAcatccagggctgctgacagctttggccgggccctgcaggacaaagtcatccgaaaaggccctcccactcaatacatacaatgtaacaaggGCCCAATATTCTGcggccctccctctccctgggcccgggacagcggacccctttgtcccccaccaaGTGCCAGGCCAAGTGCCAGTTCAGTCCAAGGTGCGCTGAACAGCTGGAAAGTGTGTGAAAGTTTTTACTGTCTTTTACTGTCAGTGTGTATTGTCTGTTACTGTAAGTGAGATTTTATTGCCATAATAGTTCCCGGTACAAGGAAGCTAAAATAGCATGGACACAAAGGTGCTAAGATAAGGGGATTGAAGTGGTGAAGTGTTACATGAATACGAAAAAAGAGCACAAGGACGTCTTCCAAAAAATAGGCAGAATATATTTTTACTTCTACAGTACCTTGTTGTAAAGGTTACAGTATGAGAGAAAGGAGGGCATTCTGAAGTGAAATGCTATGGAGTTTTCACTAATTCCAaaagtcatttttttcatttttcattttcatttttttcagttttcgCCCACCTCTAAATTCCCCTACTTCACTATCACTATAGTAACAGTGTCTACGTGTCTGTCATCCAGAGCATGGGGCATGTTCTCACCCAGTGTTAGGGTTTTGGACTCTCTTCTGTGTTGGGCTTTTCTGTTATGTTTCCTGTGCTTTTAGTTCCTAGTGTCCTGTTGCTGGTGTTTGCCTAATGTTCTCTGTACCTTTGTTTACTTCCTGTCTCACTCCTTGTTTTGCtaagtccatgtgcttttgtttgctTCCTGGTTTTCCTGTCATGTGTCTGCCCCGCCCCTCGTTTGCTCCACCTGTTCCTATTGTTACGACCCCAGCTCGTTTTGAGGGCGCAACATGAAGAGGAGACCACACAAAGATTCAAAGTTCAATGATATTTTTATTGAACCACAATTATCAATCAAACAGGTGTCTAGGGGAATGAATGAacgggtgtgtgagagtgaatgatgTATGCAATGTTTGCGTCAGTATCAATATGCGAGCTGTAAAGAAAGAATCAAAAGAGTGAGggtagagaagtgaggagagcaagaaagagccaGTGGTGAAGTTGAGGTCAGAGTGcctaatgagagagagggagaggatggcttTTAAAGCTTACACCTGCCCGCAGGTGGAGATAATCACAATTAGCCTAATCAGGCCATGGCTCTGCTGTGCAC includes the following:
- the LOC134445394 gene encoding uncharacterized protein LOC134445394 isoform X2, translated to MELALVSPIMGAVSKAASVVYRLLTASKNRTNFEVLANRIKCTSAILERLHTMGRPFQGAVRTGVNEFTSALDAAEDLVIEYGVSNRVERFFKASRLKGKFKSVFKKLRSAEQQLNLALNVEQMCDGNTRRDLMPYQGGGGGRGAAGWYPGDVYQGGSSAVMPYQGGYPGASSAAMPYHQGAYPWGGAGASSGPSGAIGITAVEVACLTPFGILTAREITITTLEDDEIDEEFNNIFIFE
- the LOC134445394 gene encoding uncharacterized protein LOC134445394 isoform X1, which produces MELALVSPIMGAVSKAASVVYRLLTASKNRTNFEVLANRIKCTSAILERLHTMGRPFQGAVRTGVNEFTSALDAAEDLVIEYGVSNRVERFFKASRLKGKFKSVFKKLRSAEQQLNLALNVEQMCDGNTRRDLMPYQGGAGGGGRGAAGWYPGDVYQGGSSAVMPYQGGYPGASSAAMPYHQGAYPWGGAGASSGPSGAIGITAVEVACLTPFGILTAREITITTLEDDEIDEEFNNIFIFE